The following are encoded together in the Brassica napus cultivar Da-Ae chromosome A9, Da-Ae, whole genome shotgun sequence genome:
- the LOC106436834 gene encoding oligouridylate-binding protein 1B, with protein MQRLKQQQQQQAMMQQALMQQQSLYHPGLLTAPQIEPIPSGNLPPGFDPTSCRSVYVGNVHIQVTEPLLQEVFASTGPVESCKLIRKEQSSYGFVHYFDRRSAGLAILSLNGRHLFGQPIKVNWAYASGQREDTSAHFNIFVGDLSPEVTDAMLFSCFSVYPSCSDARVMWDQKTGRSRGFGFVSFRNQQDAQTAIDEAGGKWLGTRQIRCNWATKGATSGEDKISSDSKSVVELTSGVSEDGKDTCNGDAPENNAQYTTVYVGNLGPEVSQVDLHRHFYSLGAGVIEEVRIQRDKGFGFVRYSTHVEAALAIQLGNTHSYLGGRQMKCSWGSKPTPPGTASNPLPPPGPAPIPGFSASDLLAYERQLAMSKMAGMNPMMHHPQGQHALKQAAMGATGSNQAIYDGGFQNAQQLMYYQ; from the exons ATGCAGAGATTGAAGCAGCAGCAACAGCAACAAGCGATGATGCAGCAAGCTTTGATGCAGCAACAGTCTCTCTACCATCCCGGACTCCTCACCGCTCCTCAG ATAGAACCAATCCCAAGTGGAAATCTTCCCCCTGGTTTTGATCCAACTTCTTGCCGCAGTGT GTACGTTGGAAACGTCCATATTCAGGTGACGGAACCTCTGCTCCAAGAGGTTTTTGCTAGCACTGGTCCTGTGGAAAGCTGTAAGCTTATTAGGAAAGAACAG TCTTCCTATGGTTTTGTCCACTACTTTGACCGAAGATCTGCTGGTCTGGCTATCCTCTCTCTCAATGGAAGGCATTT GTTTGGACAGCCTATCAAAGTGAACTGGGCTTATGCTAGTGGCCAGAGGGAGGATACATCAG CTCACTTTAATATATTTGTTGGGGATTTGAGCCCGGAGGTTACTGATGCAATGCTGTTTAGTTGCTTCTCTGTCTACCCAAGTTGCTC GGATGCAAGGGTTATGTGGGATCAGAAAACTGGGCGTTCAAGAggatttggttttgtttctttcCGAAACCAGCAG GATGCCCAGACTGCAATAGATGAAGCAGGCG GTAAATGGCTTGGTACCAGGCAGATTCGCTGCAACTGGGCAACGAAAGGAGCCACTTCTGGTGAGGACAAGATCAGCTCTGATTCCAAAAGTGTTGTGGAACTAACCAGTGGTGTCTCTG AGGATGGCAAAGATACATGTAACGGTGATGCTCCAGAGAACAATGCTCAGTACACAACTGTCTACGTTGGGAATCTTGGTCCAGAG GTTTCTCAGGTTGATCTTCACCGCCACTTCTATTCTCTTGGTGCTGGAGTTATTGAGGAGGTTCGTATCCAAAGAGACAAAGGTTTTGGATTTGTAAGATACTCTACTCATGTAGAGGCCGCCCTCGCTATCCAGCTGGGGAACACACATTCCTACCTCGGTGGCAGGCAGATGAAG TGTTCTTGGGGAAGCAAGCCAACTCCACCAGGAACAGCATCGAACCCGCTTCCTCCACCAGGTCCCGCACCAATCCCTGGATTCTCAGCCAGCGACCTCTTGGCTTACGAGAGGCAACTAGCGATGAGCAAGATGGCGGGAATGAATCCGATGATGCATCACCCGCAGGGACAACACGCTCTCAAGCAAGCTGCGATGGGGGCCACTGGTTCAAACCAGGCCATCTATGACGGTGGTTTCCAGAACGCGCAGCAGCTCATGTATTACCAGTGA
- the LOC106436833 gene encoding phosphoinositide phosphatase SAC5 — MGSEPRDEPRRKLVDLPFLHKFKLYSTHTNYYLIGRDENKTFWRILKIDRTDPTELNLFEDPTRYTHDEIVQLKKWISRGNQKFGGLKAETTCYGIIGFVRFLGPYYMLVIKRRKKVGEICGHAVYGIAETEQIMIPYPSPETRVANSLAERRYKNLLKMVDVRKNFYFSYTYHLMYTLQTNVCNTESGEIHDETMFVWNEYLTHGIRRILQNTVWTVSLVYGFFQQTKCSVSDEEFVLTVIARRSRHYAGTRYLRRGINDAGNVANEVEIEQIVTKEVPEGQKVPMTSVVQMRGSIPLFWSQETSVFTPQPDIILNNKDVKHVATRRHFENLKQRYGRLIIIMNLLKTGKHRESILRAEFGKAISSINKGTTRENHLKAIHFDLNKHYKSGADGAFEHLCNYGKRALELINLFFCEAPLGVGAEAVINDSFFNNPFMNEDEEATSPEEEALKADIFSLQNGVLRSNCIDCLDRTNVAQYAHGLVALAQQLHLLGITGPPIVDKNNPLAKKLMEAYEKMGDAIAMQYAGSDAHIKMFSALRGDWNMMMKHRDMITAVRRHYNNAYMDSEKQNAINMFLGQSGPQLGRPALWELRSDQHNTGNLDIENLRPRISRSFSDNLLLEGLDIEELINENPQPSREGLNGGWETNSEVGFFEPEPASPSVHFEDHLRGTGSKQMFPDSGSTSDSQGLDDVPGFSHSYNTKFTTADEMFERCSSMSSDNMFSDIAESFTSTTGTDHFEFLPGPSQTEGEYVLVPGFSNDFYHWVQHGRAFSRVWR; from the exons ATGGGATCGGAGCCTCGGGATGAGCCGAGGCGCAAACTGGTTGACTTGCCCTTTCTTCACAAATTCAAGCTCTACAGCACTCACACG AATTATTACTTGATTGGGAGAGACGAGAACAAAACCTTTTGGAGGATTCTCAAGATTGATCGAACCGACCCAACAGAGTTGAatctgtttgaggatcctacaAGGTATACTCATGACGAAATCGTCCAACTTAAAAAATGGATTAGTCGAGGGAACCAGAAGTTTGGTGGCCTTAAAGCAGAGACTACTTGCTATGGAATCATCG GGTTTGTGAGATTCTTGGGGCCTTACTACATGCTGGTgattaaaagaagaaagaaagtggGTGAGATCTGCGGCCACGCTGTTTATGGTATAGCAGAGACTGAACAGATCATGATCCCATATCCTTCCCCTGAGACAAGAGTGGCTAATTCTTTAGCCGAGAGAAG GTACAAGAATCTACTCAAAATGGTGGATGTTAGAAAAAACTTCTACTTCAGCTACACATATCACCTCATGTATACGCTCCAGACGAACGTATGCAACACTGAGAGTGGAGAGATTCATGACGAAACCATGTTCGTGTGGAACGAATATTTAACGCATGGGATCAGAAGGATCCTCCAGAATACAGTATGGACAGTTTCACTTGTATATGGATTCTTTCAACAG ACTAAGTGTTCAGTATCTGATGAAGAGTTTGTATTGACTGTCATTGCTCGGCGTTCGCGCCATTATGCTGGTACAAG ATATTTAAGGCGTGGTATAAATGACGCAGGCAACGTAGCCAATGAGGTTGAGATAGAGCAGATTGTTACCAAAGAGGTTCCAGAGGGTCAGAAAGTCCCAATGACATCAGTTGTGCAGATGCGAGGCTCCATACCGCTATTTTGGTCACAGGAGACATCTGTGTTCACCCCACAACCCGACATTATAT TGAACAATAAGGACGTGAAACACGTGGCCACTCGTCGCCATTTTGAAAATCTGAAACAGAGATATGGAAGGCTTATAATCATCATGAATCTTCTAAAG ACAGGAAAGCATAGAGAGAGCATCTTACGAGCAGAGTTTGGAAAGGCAATCTCGTCTATCAACAAAGGCACCACGAGGGAGAACCATTTAAAGGCAATCCATTTTGATCTAAACAAACACTACAAAAG TGGAGCTGATGGTGCATTTGAGCATTTGTGTAACTACGGGAAGAGAGCATTGGAATTAATTAACTTGTTTTTCTGTGAAGCTCCTTTAGGTGTAGGAGCTGAAGCTGTAATTAACGACTCATTTTTCAA TAACCCTTTTATGAATGAGGATGAAGAGGCAACTAGtccagaagaagaagctttgaaGGCAGATATATTTTCGCTTCAAAACGGGGTCTTGAGGTCAAACTGCATAGACTGTCTGGATCGTACCAATGTTGCTCAGTACGCCCATGGATTAGTAGCTCTTGCTCAACAGCTGCATCTATTAGGTATCACTGGACCTCCTATCGTCGACAAAAACAATCCCCTGGCAAAGAAATTGATGGAAGCTTACGAAAAAATGGGTGATGCAATAGCAATGCAGTATGCTGGCTCGGATGCACACATCAAG ATGTTTAGTGCTCTGAGAGGTGATTGGAACATGATGATGAAGCACCGTGATATGATTACAGCTGTGCGTCGCCACTACAACAACGCTTATATGGACAGTGAAAAGCAGAATGCCATCAATAT GTTCTTGGGGCAATCTGGGCCTCAATTGGGGAGGCCAGCCCTATGGGAGTTGCGTTCTGACCAGCACAACACTGGAAACCTAGATATAGAAAACCTGAG GCCAAGAATTTCGAGATCCTTTTCTGATAACCTCCTCTTGGAGGGTTTGGATATTGAGGAGCTGATAAACGAAAATCCTCAGCCTTCACGTGAAGGATTAAACGGTGGCTGGGAAACCAATTCAGAAGTTGGATTCTTTGAGCCAGAACCAGCTTCTCCAAG CGTCCACTTTGAAGATCATTTGAGAGGAACAGGATCCAAACAGATGTTTCCAGACAGTGGCTCTACGTCTGATTCTCAAGGGCTGGATGATGTACCTGGTTTTTCACACTCATACAATACTAAGTTCACCACCGCAGATGAAATGTTTGAACGTTGCAG CTCCATGTCGTCAGATAACATGTTCAGCGACATAGCCGAGTCCTTCACTTCTACAACTGGCACGGACCATTTTGAG TTTCTTCCAGGTCCGAGTCAAACAGAAGGTGAATATGTTTTAGTACCTGGCTTCTCAAATGATTTCTATCACTGGGTGCAACACGGAAGAGCATTTTCAAGGGTGTGGAGATGA